A genomic segment from Lutzomyia longipalpis isolate SR_M1_2022 chromosome 3, ASM2433408v1 encodes:
- the LOC129791926 gene encoding lipase 3-like encodes MIKFSILTFLILGVTYGFSRDFSSKDGFNPLNVVDMIVTKGYPVESYEVQTEDGYLLTMHRIPYGKTNESGPAPNKPVVFLQHGLLSSSTDWVVIGPDNGALGYLLADAGYDVWMGNARGNVWSRKHVSLNPDNPLTRHQFWDFSWHEIAIYDIPAMIDFILKTTGRAKLHYVGHSQGTTVLFVMLSLKPQYSDKLLSAQALAPVAFMSHLESPFVQAIAPLVNPLDLLTNLLGVDEFAPTNEAFELGGYLACQDASPIQGLCSNILFLMFGFDPPQLNETIIPTFLANAPAGASTKQFAHYGQLVNSGNFCQYDYGSVTNMIKYKSATPPAYPLDQITAPIALYYSDNDWLSAVVDVMNLVSKLSNNDNFIGAFHVADPNFNHLDYLLAIDVKFLVYDDVINIIKIHDE; translated from the exons atgattaaattttcaattttaactttCCTCATTTTGGGAGTTACTTATGGATTTTCAAGGGATTTCAGCAGCAAGGATGGTTTTAACCCTCTCAATGTG GTTGATATGATTGTAACAAAAGGATATCCAGTTGAGTCCTACGAAGTTCAAACAGAAGACGGCTACTTGCTCACTATGCATCGTATTCCGTATGGAAAAACTAATGAATCAGGACCTGCTCCTAATAAACCCGTTGTATTCCTTCAACATGGTTTACTCTCATCATCTACAGATTGGGTTGTTATTGGACCTGACAATGGTGCTTTAGGATACCTTCTTGCTGATGCAGGCTACGACGTATGGATGGGTAATGCAAGAGGGAACGTGTGGTCTAGGAAGCATGTTTCACTGAATCCTGATAATCCACTTACTCGTCatcaattttgggattttagtTGGCACGAAATTGCCATTTATGACATTCCCGCAATGATTGATTTCATCCTCAAAACAACTGGACGGGCGAAACTTCACTACGTTGGACATTCGCAGGGAACAACTGTCCTATTCGTCATGCTTTCCCTTAAACCTCAGTACAGTGATAAACTTCTGTCAGCTCAAGCCTTAGCTCCGGTTGCCTTCATGTCTCATCTTGAGAGCCCATTTGTTCAGGCTATTGCACCATTGGTTAATCCTCTTGATCTTCTCACCAATCTCCTAGGTGTAGATGAATTTGCACCTACCAATGAAGCTTTCGAACTAGGAGGTTACCTAGCCTGTCAAGACGCCTCGCCAATTCAGGGCTTATGttcgaatattttatttcttatgttTGGCTTTGATCCTCCGCAACTTAACGAG ACTATAATTCCAACTTTCTTGGCTAACGCACCTGCGGGAGCTTCGACAAAACAATTTGCACACTATGGACAACTCGTTAATTCAGGGAATTTCTGTCAGTATGATTATGGGTCAGTTACAAATATGATAAAATACAAATCCGCCACTCCTCCTGCCTATCCTCTTGATCAAATAACAGCCCCAATTGCACTTTACTACAGCGACAACGACTGGCTTAGCGCTGTTGTAGATGTTATGAATTTGGTATCAAAACTTTCCAataatgataattttattggAGCCTTCCATGTTGCCGATCCAAATTTCAATCATTTGGACTACCTACTTGCTATTGATGTAAAGTTTCTTGTATATGATGAtgttattaatattattaaaattcatgatgagtag